From a single Pirellulales bacterium genomic region:
- a CDS encoding tetratricopeptide repeat protein — MRRLNVKLVVLLSTISVVAVVLVAVVHGWQMKRTARVLLVRAKEAQTHAEESDDDKDLELAASLYQQYVAYRPEDAEEGAQMALLMADLAEKPGASKQKRYAAYAALEEQLRRHTERDDVRSRLVDSTMFGGRYGDAIDHINELLKKTPDDAELLTKLGTCNFVLDNNHEAEQRLQEAISKDPHQIQAFDLLATVFRERLNSPAQADEIIDRMVELNPQDPKARLARVRYVAKYFKEEEGRDVTARVAQRKDDVKRALELAPDEPDSLLYAATVALEEGKTEEARRLLEHAQIVDPENAGVVQYLIALDMKEEKYDDIDKLLKGGPKTEGLQQIDFELKLHNRDLAGAKKILVGLEEDPEASRPLVEFMRAELDFHEMKWMQASKELERLRLVLPSTYHVRIDLMLGRCYDQLREHDLELQAYERAANDPRGGVPAHAGLAMALMKIGKTDRALSGLQMVKKHQGVDQFVQSEQARSALLTLLLQRNSALPEGERDWTEIDEIVAATAKAFPGSKELLLIESSVREHKGDHVAARQILREAIEKAPSDPLAWLSLARLEFLDSGPAAALKLLDEAQEKVGDVYSTRQTRVVYALQLPAEEAKETLAAMSQGLEKFNADEQDRLRRIIGIGYFRIGDLSKARAIWTKIAEAKPNDPEAQFTLFDISVREGDDAAISDSVEKIKNLFKAGSAEAKFVEARRLVTKVRANKSGDSQAALTEARQLVNRAAEQRPRWAILARFEGEIDLLEGRSDDAITHLQRAIEFGDTDVATARQIAQLLVSRGRGEEARGYMQLASARNLNGDTAASDMLEVSIAMSESDIPKAVKLLESAREREPDDVQKIVLLGQLLPQLGRDEDAEQLLRGLVDTQPQLPLGWFELVRYLKLHQREDDARAVIAQAEVKLPKEEVDLAVGQCYELIGDLPNAEKSFVKAHEGAADDLGVTRALATFYVRSKQTEKAREELTRLVQSEATKDSDREHIAWANRELAVIIAASGSYSDFQRAMAQLTPKNGKGRVTLADKVAMARLLANRPEADSRMEATRILEEIKSESPLPSDAQLILARLYEVTGNWPECRDEMLSLVGKNKDNATYIATFVEMLMRNNDQDAATLWMDRLEEIAPEALTTGALKARLLVMQGKPEEAVATLRNLLPRPMPREKLGMLVDAAKLLEQLEQYDAAESMYREFVAIDPSSILVLAGFLGRHGSLKDSLDLCQRALESPTIPAEQVIRQALASLRAGHSDATKEDFGRVEGWVTKAIARNNKQLILQLEYAELLDLEGRYAELEEFYEKLLKTAEMSGVQRALVLNNLAYLLAVQNRAGDSRKFIDEAVQILGPQSDLLDTRALVHLAHGELKQAVEDLNMSVVDQPTGTKYFHLARAYQMGSNSQSAQDAFKKAIDDYELKMDDLPRLEQSAFRQLSEQLGSN, encoded by the coding sequence ATGCGGAGACTCAACGTAAAACTGGTCGTGCTTCTTTCCACGATCAGCGTGGTTGCAGTCGTACTGGTCGCGGTCGTCCATGGTTGGCAAATGAAACGCACCGCACGTGTGTTGCTTGTCCGAGCCAAGGAAGCGCAGACCCACGCTGAAGAAAGCGACGACGACAAAGACCTGGAGTTGGCCGCCTCTCTTTACCAGCAGTATGTGGCATATCGCCCCGAGGATGCCGAGGAGGGTGCGCAGATGGCGCTCCTCATGGCGGACCTTGCCGAAAAGCCTGGCGCGTCCAAGCAAAAGCGATACGCAGCCTACGCGGCGCTTGAGGAACAACTGCGACGGCACACAGAACGAGACGATGTGCGAAGTCGCCTGGTCGACTCGACAATGTTTGGGGGCCGCTACGGCGACGCCATCGACCACATCAATGAGCTGTTGAAGAAAACGCCAGATGACGCGGAACTGCTGACCAAGCTCGGTACGTGCAATTTCGTTTTGGACAACAATCACGAAGCAGAGCAGAGGCTGCAAGAGGCCATCAGCAAGGATCCCCATCAGATTCAGGCCTTTGACCTGCTGGCGACGGTTTTCCGCGAGCGCCTCAATAGCCCGGCTCAAGCCGACGAAATTATCGACCGGATGGTCGAACTAAATCCCCAAGATCCGAAGGCGAGGTTGGCTCGAGTACGTTACGTCGCCAAATACTTCAAAGAAGAAGAGGGACGTGACGTAACGGCGCGCGTCGCACAGCGCAAGGACGATGTGAAGAGGGCTCTGGAATTGGCCCCTGACGAACCCGACTCGCTGCTATATGCCGCGACCGTCGCTCTCGAAGAAGGCAAGACCGAAGAAGCGCGCAGGCTTCTAGAGCACGCGCAGATAGTCGACCCCGAGAATGCCGGCGTGGTGCAGTATCTAATTGCGTTGGATATGAAAGAGGAAAAGTATGACGACATCGACAAACTATTGAAGGGGGGGCCGAAGACAGAAGGATTGCAGCAGATCGACTTCGAATTAAAGTTGCACAATCGCGACCTCGCCGGCGCGAAAAAGATTCTGGTTGGTCTGGAAGAAGACCCCGAAGCATCGCGGCCTCTGGTGGAATTCATGCGCGCCGAGCTCGATTTTCACGAGATGAAATGGATGCAAGCCAGCAAGGAGTTGGAGCGTCTTCGGTTAGTGTTACCCTCCACATACCATGTGCGCATCGATCTGATGCTGGGGCGCTGCTACGACCAATTGCGGGAGCACGATCTGGAACTTCAGGCCTACGAGCGCGCCGCAAACGATCCACGTGGGGGCGTCCCGGCCCATGCCGGGCTGGCAATGGCGCTGATGAAAATCGGTAAGACCGACCGTGCCCTGTCGGGTCTACAGATGGTGAAAAAGCATCAAGGCGTGGACCAGTTCGTACAATCCGAGCAGGCCCGTTCGGCGCTGTTGACATTGCTTCTACAGCGCAACTCTGCGTTGCCAGAAGGCGAGCGGGATTGGACGGAAATCGACGAGATCGTGGCCGCGACCGCCAAGGCGTTCCCCGGGTCGAAGGAATTGTTGCTCATTGAGTCGAGTGTCCGCGAGCATAAAGGCGACCATGTGGCGGCGCGGCAAATACTGCGGGAGGCGATCGAGAAGGCGCCCAGCGATCCCCTCGCGTGGTTATCTTTGGCGAGGCTCGAGTTCCTGGACAGTGGCCCCGCCGCCGCCCTCAAGCTGCTCGACGAGGCGCAGGAGAAAGTCGGCGACGTGTACTCGACGCGCCAGACACGCGTCGTGTATGCACTGCAGCTTCCGGCTGAAGAGGCCAAGGAAACGCTTGCGGCCATGTCGCAGGGACTTGAGAAATTCAACGCGGATGAGCAAGACAGATTGCGCCGCATCATCGGCATTGGATATTTTCGCATCGGCGATCTCAGCAAAGCCCGGGCGATCTGGACCAAGATTGCCGAGGCGAAGCCCAACGATCCGGAAGCGCAGTTTACCCTGTTCGACATCTCGGTGCGCGAAGGGGACGACGCGGCGATTTCCGATAGCGTAGAGAAAATCAAGAATTTGTTCAAAGCGGGCAGCGCCGAAGCGAAGTTTGTCGAGGCCCGTCGGCTGGTGACGAAGGTTCGCGCGAACAAGAGCGGTGACTCGCAAGCAGCGCTCACCGAAGCCCGGCAACTGGTAAATCGCGCGGCAGAGCAACGTCCTCGATGGGCGATCCTGGCACGATTCGAGGGCGAGATCGACTTGCTGGAAGGGCGCTCGGACGATGCAATCACGCATTTGCAACGTGCCATCGAGTTTGGCGACACAGATGTAGCCACGGCGCGACAAATTGCGCAGCTCTTGGTATCGCGTGGTCGCGGCGAAGAGGCCCGCGGCTATATGCAATTGGCCAGCGCCCGAAACTTGAACGGAGATACGGCCGCTTCAGACATGCTGGAAGTCAGTATCGCCATGTCGGAGAGTGATATACCCAAGGCTGTAAAACTGCTGGAGAGCGCCCGAGAGCGAGAACCGGACGACGTGCAAAAAATCGTTCTGTTAGGGCAGCTTCTACCGCAATTGGGACGGGACGAGGATGCCGAGCAGCTATTACGAGGCCTGGTCGACACGCAGCCTCAGTTGCCGCTCGGCTGGTTCGAACTGGTCCGATATCTCAAATTGCACCAGCGCGAGGACGACGCGCGCGCGGTGATTGCCCAGGCCGAAGTGAAGTTGCCTAAAGAGGAGGTCGATTTGGCGGTCGGCCAGTGCTACGAATTGATTGGCGACCTGCCGAACGCGGAAAAAAGCTTCGTGAAAGCGCATGAGGGCGCGGCCGACGATTTGGGCGTGACCCGCGCCTTGGCGACGTTTTACGTGCGCTCGAAACAAACAGAAAAGGCCAGGGAGGAGTTGACCCGGCTGGTGCAGTCCGAGGCCACGAAGGACAGCGACCGAGAGCATATCGCCTGGGCGAATCGCGAATTGGCAGTCATCATCGCCGCCAGTGGCAGCTATAGCGATTTCCAACGAGCGATGGCGCAACTAACCCCGAAGAATGGCAAGGGGCGCGTGACATTGGCCGACAAGGTGGCCATGGCGCGTTTGTTGGCTAATCGGCCGGAGGCGGATTCGCGCATGGAGGCCACGAGGATACTTGAGGAAATCAAGAGCGAGTCGCCGTTGCCCAGCGATGCCCAGCTCATTCTGGCGCGGCTCTATGAAGTCACGGGGAACTGGCCGGAGTGCCGCGACGAGATGCTCTCGCTTGTCGGCAAAAACAAAGATAATGCGACTTACATCGCCACGTTTGTCGAGATGTTGATGCGCAACAACGATCAGGATGCCGCTACCTTGTGGATGGATCGCTTGGAAGAGATTGCTCCAGAGGCCCTGACGACTGGCGCGCTAAAGGCACGATTGCTGGTCATGCAGGGCAAGCCCGAGGAAGCCGTGGCCACGCTTCGGAACCTGCTGCCGCGGCCCATGCCGCGGGAGAAACTGGGCATGCTGGTGGATGCCGCCAAATTGCTAGAACAGCTGGAGCAGTACGACGCGGCGGAATCGATGTATCGGGAGTTCGTAGCGATCGATCCGTCATCAATACTGGTGTTGGCCGGATTTCTTGGCCGCCACGGTTCCTTGAAGGACTCTCTTGATCTTTGCCAACGTGCGCTGGAGTCGCCGACAATACCTGCCGAACAGGTCATTCGTCAGGCGCTCGCCAGCCTGCGCGCCGGCCACAGTGACGCAACGAAGGAAGACTTCGGCCGCGTCGAGGGGTGGGTTACCAAAGCCATCGCTCGCAACAATAAGCAACTGATTCTGCAACTGGAATATGCAGAATTGCTCGATTTGGAAGGCCGCTATGCCGAGTTGGAAGAGTTCTATGAGAAGCTGCTAAAAACCGCGGAGATGAGCGGAGTGCAACGCGCCCTGGTGCTCAACAATTTGGCCTACTTGTTGGCCGTGCAGAATCGGGCTGGCGACTCGCGTAAGTTCATCGACGAAGCCGTGCAGATACTGGGACCGCAGTCAGACCTGCTTGATACTCGTGCGCTCGTGCACCTGGCACATGGCGAACTCAAGCAAGCCGTCGAGGATTTGAACATGTCGGTCGTGGATCAGCCGACTGGTACGAAGTACTTCCACCTGGCACGGGCGTATCAGATGGGTAGCAACTCGCAATCCGCTCAGGATGCCTTTAAGAAGGCCATCGACGACTATGAGTTGAAGATGGATGATCTTCCCAGGCTCGAGCAGAGTGCCTTCCGGCAGCTTTCGGAGCAATTGGGATCGAACTGA
- a CDS encoding nucleotide sugar dehydrogenase — protein sequence MSSLESAIREKTARIGVVGLGYVGLPLIRAFVAAGYRTLGFDVDQRKVDRLKAGESYIKHIPASWIRECLAGGRFEPTADMRRLSEADAVLICVPTPLNESRDPDLLYVEETAKSIAAVLRPGQLIVLESTTYPGTTRDVVLPILNQRGLTVGKDYFLAYSPEREDPGNPDYGASGIPKVVGGVEPQSAKLAEMLYSQAVVRIVPVSSCEVAEACKILENTYRAVNIALVNELKMLYDRMGIDVWEVIEAAKTKPFGFQAFYPGPGLGGHCIPIDPFYLSWVARKHGLPTQFIELAGQINTSMPRYVIDRVIRELNNHGKPVKGSKICLLGVAYKKDVDDPRESPSFELMDLLRERGAVLTYNDPHVPRLPLVRHHKAADLTSQELTPEFLRSQDCILIATDHSDYKYDDIVRHAQLVIDTRNATKNVHDHREKIVKT from the coding sequence ATGAGTTCGCTGGAATCGGCCATTCGCGAGAAGACCGCCAGGATAGGCGTGGTGGGCTTGGGTTACGTCGGCTTGCCGCTGATCCGGGCGTTTGTCGCGGCTGGTTACCGGACGCTAGGTTTCGACGTTGATCAGCGCAAGGTAGATCGCCTCAAAGCGGGGGAGAGCTACATCAAGCACATCCCCGCCTCGTGGATTCGCGAATGTCTGGCCGGCGGACGCTTCGAGCCGACCGCCGACATGCGCCGCTTGTCCGAGGCGGACGCCGTGCTTATTTGCGTACCAACCCCGCTCAACGAAAGTCGCGACCCCGATCTGCTCTACGTCGAAGAAACGGCAAAGAGCATCGCGGCGGTGCTAAGACCTGGTCAACTCATTGTCTTGGAAAGCACCACGTATCCCGGCACCACGCGGGACGTCGTGCTACCGATCCTGAATCAGCGCGGTCTCACCGTGGGCAAGGACTATTTTTTGGCCTATAGCCCCGAACGCGAGGATCCGGGCAATCCTGACTATGGTGCCAGCGGCATCCCCAAGGTGGTTGGCGGGGTCGAGCCTCAGAGCGCGAAGCTGGCCGAGATGCTCTATAGCCAGGCTGTCGTGCGGATCGTGCCCGTCTCCAGTTGCGAAGTCGCCGAAGCGTGCAAAATCCTGGAGAATACCTACCGTGCCGTCAATATCGCGTTGGTGAACGAACTAAAGATGCTTTACGACCGCATGGGCATCGACGTGTGGGAGGTCATCGAAGCGGCCAAGACCAAGCCATTTGGATTCCAGGCTTTTTATCCCGGACCTGGGCTGGGAGGGCATTGCATCCCGATCGATCCGTTCTATCTGAGTTGGGTTGCGCGGAAGCATGGTCTACCGACGCAATTCATTGAGTTGGCCGGCCAGATCAATACCAGCATGCCGCGCTACGTGATCGATCGCGTCATCCGCGAGTTGAACAACCACGGCAAACCGGTCAAAGGTAGCAAGATCTGCCTGCTAGGCGTAGCTTACAAAAAAGACGTGGATGATCCGCGCGAGAGCCCCTCGTTTGAGTTAATGGATTTACTGCGCGAACGGGGCGCGGTGCTGACTTACAATGATCCGCACGTTCCGCGACTGCCGTTGGTGCGTCATCACAAGGCCGCCGATCTTACCAGCCAGGAGCTGACTCCGGAGTTTCTCCGTTCTCAGGACTGCATACTGATCGCGACCGATCACAGCGACTACAAATACGACGATATCGTGCGACACGCTCAATTGGTCATTGACACGCGCAACGCCACCAAGAACGTCCACGATCATCGCGAGAAAATCGTTAAGACCTAA
- a CDS encoding NAD-dependent epimerase/dehydratase family protein produces the protein MSAETTSKQYLVTGCAGFIGASVCRALLAAGHQVMGLDDLNPSYDPRMKAWRLAVLRRSGEFNFQQFDITDRGHLAEFFRGMTAGTPFDAVFHLAARAGVRPSVENPWLYYQTNLDATLHLLDACRTHRVPKLVLASTSSVYGAGAEVPFRETSDADHPMSPYAASKKAAEVLTYSYHALYGLDVSVLRFFTVYGPAGRPDMSVFRFVRQIAEGETLIVYGDGTQLRDFTFVEDIARGTIAAARPLGYEVINLGGDRPVPLNELIRLISEHFDREPRIEYRPAHAADVPQTWADITKAGRLLGWRPETSLEAGVNATIDWYKQNRALASQISL, from the coding sequence GTGTCCGCAGAGACGACGTCCAAACAATATCTCGTGACTGGCTGCGCCGGTTTCATCGGTGCCAGCGTTTGCCGAGCGCTACTGGCCGCGGGTCATCAGGTCATGGGGCTCGACGACCTGAACCCCTCCTACGATCCTCGGATGAAGGCCTGGCGTCTTGCCGTATTGCGTCGGTCGGGGGAATTCAACTTCCAGCAGTTTGATATCACCGATCGCGGACACTTGGCCGAATTTTTTCGCGGCATGACCGCAGGAACACCGTTCGACGCCGTGTTCCACCTGGCAGCGCGGGCCGGCGTCAGGCCGTCGGTAGAAAATCCCTGGCTCTATTACCAGACGAACCTCGATGCCACGTTACACTTGCTTGATGCTTGTCGGACACATCGGGTGCCTAAATTGGTGTTGGCGTCTACTTCGAGCGTCTATGGAGCCGGTGCCGAGGTTCCCTTTCGCGAGACGTCTGACGCTGATCATCCCATGTCGCCGTATGCGGCCTCCAAGAAGGCAGCCGAAGTGCTGACCTACAGCTATCACGCGCTGTACGGCCTGGACGTTTCGGTGTTGCGTTTCTTTACCGTGTACGGTCCTGCCGGCCGACCCGACATGAGCGTGTTTCGCTTTGTGCGACAGATTGCCGAAGGTGAAACGCTGATCGTCTATGGCGATGGGACGCAACTGCGCGACTTCACGTTTGTCGAGGACATCGCCCGCGGCACGATCGCCGCGGCGCGACCCCTGGGCTACGAAGTGATCAATCTTGGCGGTGATCGGCCTGTGCCCTTGAACGAGTTGATCCGGCTGATTTCCGAGCATTTCGATCGCGAGCCACGCATCGAATACAGGCCCGCCCATGCGGCCGATGTACCGCAAACTTGGGCCGACATCACCAAGGCCGGTCGGTTGCTTGGCTGGCGACCGGAAACGTCGCTGGAAGCGGGGGTCAACGCCACGATCGACTGGTACAAGCAGAACCGGGCGTTAGCTTCCCAAATCAGCTTGTAG